A genomic window from Longimicrobium sp. includes:
- a CDS encoding App1 family protein, translated as MIANMLRVRPAGQCRGLNPNLKPGRHEMADWKNTIAKFVHRVEEKVDAQRQKFGAMGDGTARIEAYRGYGCADRAYLRGRVVRGAAVPAAVAEQGIAMNLAAMIQRFESDEVAGAKVRVVYPGGQAAVTTDEEGYFEAWLHPKPPFSADNLWHEVVIELVEPAESDPPHRALAQLLVPPPTAAFGVISDIDDTVVKTDATSVLRMARNVFLSNAHTRVPFPGVAPFYRALQQGAGESPFNPIFYVSSSPWNLHDTLTEFLMVQKIPLGPLMLRDWGVSAQEALPTGHASHKLEAIRRILDLFPALPFILIGDSGQEDPEIYHRVVRDYPDRILAVYIRNVVPRPDRVGAIRKLAAEVEHAGSALILADDTLAAARHAAEKGWIRPQALGEIGEVAREEHEPTPAGTNQANRELSTEGPGTGPQAR; from the coding sequence TTGATCGCCAATATGCTCCGCGTGCGCCCGGCGGGCCAGTGCCGCGGGCTGAACCCCAACCTCAAGCCAGGGCGCCACGAGATGGCAGACTGGAAGAACACGATCGCGAAGTTCGTCCACCGCGTGGAAGAAAAGGTGGACGCGCAGCGGCAGAAGTTCGGCGCCATGGGCGACGGCACCGCGCGCATCGAGGCGTACCGCGGCTACGGCTGCGCCGACCGGGCGTACCTGCGCGGCCGGGTGGTGCGCGGGGCCGCCGTCCCCGCCGCCGTGGCGGAGCAGGGCATTGCCATGAACCTGGCGGCGATGATCCAGCGCTTCGAAAGCGACGAGGTGGCCGGCGCGAAGGTCCGCGTCGTCTACCCCGGCGGCCAGGCGGCCGTCACCACGGACGAGGAGGGCTACTTCGAGGCGTGGCTCCACCCCAAGCCACCCTTCAGCGCCGACAACCTGTGGCACGAGGTGGTGATCGAGCTGGTGGAGCCCGCCGAGTCCGATCCGCCGCACCGTGCGCTCGCACAGCTGCTCGTTCCGCCGCCCACCGCCGCGTTCGGGGTGATCAGCGACATCGACGACACCGTGGTGAAGACCGATGCCACGTCGGTGCTGCGGATGGCGAGAAACGTCTTTCTGAGCAACGCCCACACGCGGGTGCCGTTTCCCGGCGTGGCGCCGTTCTACCGGGCGCTGCAGCAGGGCGCGGGCGAGTCGCCTTTCAACCCCATCTTCTACGTCAGCAGCAGCCCGTGGAACCTCCACGACACGCTGACGGAGTTCCTGATGGTACAGAAGATTCCCCTCGGCCCGCTGATGCTGCGCGACTGGGGCGTCAGCGCGCAGGAAGCCCTGCCCACGGGGCACGCAAGCCACAAGCTCGAAGCCATCCGCCGCATCCTGGACCTGTTCCCCGCCCTGCCCTTCATCCTGATCGGCGACAGCGGGCAGGAAGATCCCGAGATCTACCATCGCGTGGTGCGCGACTACCCGGACCGCATCCTCGCCGTGTACATCCGCAACGTCGTCCCGCGGCCGGACCGCGTGGGCGCCATCCGCAAGCTGGCGGCAGAGGTGGAACACGCCGGCAGCGCCCTCATCCTGGCAGACGACACACTGGCGGCGGCCCGGCACGCGGCCGAAAAAGGCTGGATCCGCCCGCAGGCGCTCGGTGAGATCGGCGAGGTGGCGCGCGAGGAGCACGAGCCTACGCCCGCCGGCACCAATCAGGCGAACCGGGAGCTGAGCACGGAGGGACCCGGGACAGGCCCGCAGGCACGTTGA
- a CDS encoding BrnA antitoxin family protein, producing the protein MKDEYDFSAGRRGAIDPSPAGKTRITIRLDNEVLDWFRAQVDAAGGGNYQSLINSALREHVRHAAEPLEETLRRVLREELRQSA; encoded by the coding sequence ATGAAAGACGAGTACGATTTCAGCGCGGGGCGGCGAGGCGCGATCGACCCCTCTCCCGCGGGAAAGACGCGGATCACAATCCGGCTGGACAACGAGGTGCTGGATTGGTTTCGTGCGCAGGTGGATGCGGCGGGTGGCGGCAATTACCAGAGCCTCATCAACTCGGCCCTGCGGGAACACGTACGCCACGCGGCAGAACCGCTGGAAGAGACGCTTCGCCGCGTGCTGCGCGAGGAACTGCGGCAGAGCGCCTGA
- a CDS encoding DUF2059 domain-containing protein, whose amino-acid sequence MRMMRTLLIACGLMVPAVAAAQPTTTPAQPATTVSAASLSLARELTTLMDLAGNASVGVDVMLDAMQAQNPELAQFRAVLQRWARTIFSTEEAAVAFARIYAEAFTEAELRDLVTFMRTPSGRRFAAAQGELARRGSEVGKRLAEENQGELMQMLQAEQQKAPPRKQN is encoded by the coding sequence ATGCGAATGATGCGAACCCTGTTGATCGCCTGCGGATTGATGGTGCCCGCCGTTGCCGCCGCCCAGCCCACCACCACCCCGGCGCAGCCGGCGACGACGGTCTCGGCCGCGTCGTTGTCGCTGGCCCGCGAGCTCACGACGCTGATGGACCTGGCGGGGAACGCCAGCGTGGGCGTCGACGTGATGCTCGACGCCATGCAAGCGCAGAACCCGGAACTCGCCCAGTTCCGCGCCGTCCTGCAGCGGTGGGCGCGCACGATCTTTTCGACGGAAGAGGCGGCCGTGGCGTTCGCCCGCATCTATGCGGAGGCGTTCACCGAGGCGGAGCTTCGCGACCTCGTCACGTTCATGCGCACGCCCTCGGGCCGGCGGTTCGCCGCCGCGCAAGGAGAGCTGGCGCGGCGCGGGTCAGAGGTGGGAAAGCGGCTGGCGGAGGAGAACCAAGGCGAGTTGATGCAGATGCTGCAGGCGGAGCAGCAGAAGGCTCCCCCTCGCAAGCAGAACTGA
- a CDS encoding 1-acyl-sn-glycerol-3-phosphate acyltransferase, translated as MWLLPFFAHVSSLAVRTFYRLTVAGKQVPPDGPVLIVANHPNSLVDPAAVAAVAGRPVRFLAKAPLFTDPAVGWLVRGSGAIPVYRHADNPAEVGKNEDTFRAVHQALADGAAVGIFPEGVSHSEPSLVPLKTGAARIALGAAAILGGSFPVVAVGLTFRKKQQFRSEALVMVGKPVEWDDLAGRGMDDREAVDQLTERIDRALHRVTLNLERWEDQPLVETAEAVYAAEFPVDPSPASRVARLRETADGLARLRSEERGGWEQVASAVSSHARALRVLRMTPVELKASVGKVEAGKWVARQLGVLRALIPIAIVGIIIFYIPYRATGFAEARARPPQDIRATFKTLVGTVLHAVWTIVLAVAIWWRWGWKYGLAALVLLPILAWVTLWTVDMWNRARGEARRFYLRARRAEAIEDLRIRQRALAERLAALWESVKV; from the coding sequence GTGTGGCTCCTTCCGTTCTTCGCGCACGTGTCGTCGCTGGCCGTCCGCACCTTCTACCGCCTGACCGTGGCGGGGAAGCAGGTGCCGCCGGACGGCCCCGTGCTGATCGTGGCCAACCATCCCAACTCGCTGGTAGACCCGGCCGCCGTGGCCGCCGTCGCCGGCCGCCCCGTGCGGTTCCTGGCCAAGGCGCCGCTGTTCACCGACCCCGCCGTCGGCTGGCTGGTGCGCGGGTCGGGCGCCATTCCCGTGTACCGCCACGCCGACAACCCGGCCGAGGTGGGAAAGAACGAGGACACCTTTCGCGCCGTACACCAGGCGCTCGCCGACGGCGCGGCGGTCGGCATCTTTCCCGAGGGGGTGAGCCACAGCGAGCCGTCCCTGGTTCCGCTGAAGACGGGGGCGGCACGCATCGCTCTGGGTGCGGCGGCGATCCTGGGCGGGTCGTTCCCCGTGGTCGCCGTGGGGCTGACGTTCCGCAAGAAGCAGCAGTTTCGCTCCGAGGCGCTGGTGATGGTGGGCAAGCCGGTGGAGTGGGACGACCTGGCCGGCCGCGGCATGGACGACCGCGAGGCGGTGGACCAATTGACGGAGCGCATCGACCGGGCGCTGCACCGGGTGACGCTGAACCTGGAGCGCTGGGAAGACCAGCCGCTGGTGGAAACGGCCGAGGCGGTGTACGCGGCGGAGTTCCCGGTAGACCCGTCACCCGCGTCTCGCGTCGCCCGGCTGCGCGAGACGGCGGACGGACTGGCGCGCCTGCGGTCGGAGGAGCGCGGCGGATGGGAGCAGGTGGCGTCCGCCGTGTCGTCGCACGCGCGGGCGTTGCGGGTGCTGCGGATGACCCCGGTGGAGCTGAAGGCGTCCGTCGGAAAGGTGGAGGCAGGCAAGTGGGTGGCGCGCCAGCTGGGCGTGCTGCGTGCGCTGATCCCCATCGCCATCGTGGGGATCATCATCTTCTACATCCCCTACCGCGCCACCGGGTTCGCCGAGGCGCGCGCCCGCCCCCCGCAGGACATCCGCGCGACCTTCAAGACGCTCGTGGGCACGGTGCTGCACGCGGTGTGGACCATCGTCCTGGCCGTGGCCATTTGGTGGCGCTGGGGATGGAAGTACGGCCTCGCGGCGCTGGTGCTGCTCCCCATCCTGGCCTGGGTGACGCTGTGGACGGTCGACATGTGGAACCGTGCCCGGGGCGAGGCGCGCCGCTTCTACCTCCGCGCCCGCCGCGCGGAAGCCATCGAGGACCTGCGCATCCGCCAGCGCGCGCTCGCGGAGCGGCTGGCGGCGCTGTGGGAGAGCGTGAAGGTGTGA
- a CDS encoding sodium:solute symporter family protein, with product MNIVFLGVLGYILLQFAVGMYVSRRIRTESDYIVAGRSLGYPLAIFTIFATWFGAETTIGAAGAIYEGGLGGATADPFGYAACLLLMGAVFAVPLWRRRLTTVADLFRVRYSLAVEKLAVMLMVPTSVLWAAAQIRAFGQVLASSSGFQVQTMIAVAALIVIAYTAFGGMLADAWTDLVQGIALILGLVVVFAAVISRVGFGALASIPPERLRLFGGPGVSGLAVVEQWAIPVCGSVMAAELVARVIASRSPQIAQRSTLVAAGMYLVFGMIPVSLGLLAPTLVPGLADPEQALPQLARAYLSTGLYVVFAGALVSAILSTVDSALLVASSLVSHNIVVPLRPGMSEAAKVRMARIGVATFGVVAYALAMHADGVYALVEEASAFGSAGIFVVIVIGLFTRWGGAWSAAASLVAGVVSWILGAYVLALPYPYLASLAAAAGAYLAVAALEGRAPEAAMAPAEA from the coding sequence GTGAACATCGTCTTCCTGGGCGTTCTGGGCTACATCCTGCTGCAGTTTGCGGTCGGGATGTACGTATCGCGCCGCATCCGCACCGAGAGCGACTACATCGTCGCGGGCCGCAGCCTGGGGTACCCGCTGGCGATCTTCACCATCTTCGCGACGTGGTTCGGCGCGGAGACCACCATCGGCGCCGCGGGAGCCATTTACGAAGGCGGCCTGGGGGGCGCCACGGCCGACCCCTTCGGCTACGCTGCCTGCCTGCTGCTGATGGGGGCCGTGTTCGCCGTCCCGCTCTGGCGGCGTCGGCTGACCACCGTCGCCGACCTCTTTCGCGTGCGCTACTCGCTGGCCGTGGAGAAGCTCGCCGTGATGCTGATGGTGCCCACGTCGGTGCTGTGGGCGGCAGCGCAGATCCGGGCGTTCGGGCAGGTGCTGGCGTCGTCGTCGGGGTTCCAGGTGCAGACCATGATCGCGGTGGCGGCGCTGATCGTGATCGCGTACACCGCGTTCGGGGGCATGCTGGCCGACGCGTGGACGGACCTGGTGCAGGGGATCGCGCTCATCCTGGGGCTGGTGGTCGTATTCGCCGCGGTGATCAGCCGCGTGGGCTTTGGTGCCCTGGCGAGCATACCGCCGGAGCGGCTGCGCCTGTTCGGCGGGCCGGGCGTGTCGGGGCTGGCCGTCGTGGAGCAGTGGGCCATCCCGGTGTGCGGATCGGTGATGGCCGCCGAGCTGGTGGCGCGGGTGATCGCCTCGCGGTCGCCGCAGATCGCGCAGCGCTCTACGCTGGTGGCCGCGGGAATGTACCTGGTGTTCGGGATGATCCCCGTTTCGCTGGGCCTCCTGGCGCCCACGCTGGTCCCCGGCCTGGCCGATCCCGAGCAGGCGCTGCCGCAGCTGGCGCGGGCCTACCTGTCCACCGGCCTGTACGTGGTCTTCGCGGGCGCCCTGGTGTCGGCCATCCTATCCACGGTGGACAGCGCCCTGCTGGTGGCGTCGTCCCTCGTTTCGCACAACATCGTGGTGCCGCTGCGCCCCGGGATGTCAGAAGCCGCCAAGGTGCGGATGGCGCGGATCGGCGTGGCCACGTTCGGCGTCGTGGCCTACGCCCTGGCGATGCACGCAGACGGGGTGTACGCGCTGGTGGAGGAGGCGTCGGCGTTCGGGTCGGCGGGGATCTTCGTGGTGATCGTGATCGGCCTGTTCACGCGCTGGGGCGGCGCGTGGAGCGCGGCCGCCTCGCTGGTGGCGGGCGTCGTGTCATGGATTCTCGGCGCGTACGTGCTCGCGTTGCCGTACCCATACTTGGCGTCGCTTGCGGCCGCCGCCGGCGCCTACCTGGCCGTCGCGGCGTTGGAGGGCCGCGCCCCGGAAGCCGCCATGGCCCCCGCCGAGGCCTGA
- a CDS encoding hydrolase, whose product MTDRIPFTPTPFRPARWLPGAHAQTVAGRFIRPPHGVAYRRERVETPDGDFLDLDFATVDGAPAAGDDSPLCLVIHGLEGSSNSSYMLETCRALARHGIRSVAMNFRGCSGEPNRAVRFYHAGETGDTAFLLDLLAARYPRATLLGVGFSLGANVLLKYLGERGADSRMRAAAAISIPFDLGAGSDKLNASFMGRLYVRHFVRRLRGKFLGKQDQIGDRLDAERIRRARSFREFDDAATALLHGFRDAQDYYSRSSSAGYVARIRVPTLLVHATDDPFVDERAIPHADIQANPCLYTAFTPHGGHVGFIAGSPRRPRFWAEGEAARFLAAQAGTERA is encoded by the coding sequence ATGACCGATCGCATTCCGTTCACGCCCACGCCCTTTCGCCCCGCCCGCTGGCTTCCCGGGGCCCACGCGCAGACCGTCGCCGGCCGCTTCATCCGCCCGCCGCACGGGGTGGCGTACCGCCGCGAGCGCGTGGAAACGCCGGACGGCGACTTCCTGGACCTGGACTTCGCCACGGTGGACGGCGCGCCCGCCGCGGGGGACGATTCGCCGCTCTGCCTGGTGATCCACGGGCTCGAGGGGAGCAGCAACTCGTCGTACATGCTGGAAACCTGCCGGGCGCTGGCCCGCCACGGCATTCGTTCCGTGGCCATGAACTTCCGCGGGTGCAGCGGCGAGCCTAACCGCGCCGTGCGCTTCTACCACGCGGGAGAGACGGGCGACACGGCCTTTCTGCTGGATCTGCTCGCCGCGCGCTACCCCCGCGCCACGCTCCTGGGCGTCGGCTTCTCCCTCGGCGCCAACGTGCTGCTGAAGTACCTGGGCGAGCGCGGCGCCGACTCACGCATGCGCGCCGCGGCGGCCATCTCCATCCCCTTCGACCTGGGCGCCGGCAGCGACAAGCTGAACGCGTCGTTCATGGGGCGGCTGTACGTGCGCCACTTCGTCCGCCGGCTGCGGGGCAAGTTCCTGGGCAAGCAGGACCAGATCGGCGACCGGCTGGACGCGGAGCGCATCCGCCGTGCGCGCAGCTTCCGCGAGTTCGACGACGCGGCCACGGCGCTGCTGCACGGCTTCCGTGACGCCCAGGACTACTACTCCCGCTCCAGCTCGGCGGGGTACGTGGCGCGCATTCGCGTTCCCACCCTGCTGGTGCACGCGACGGACGACCCGTTCGTGGACGAGCGCGCCATCCCCCACGCCGACATCCAGGCCAATCCCTGCCTCTACACCGCCTTCACGCCGCACGGGGGGCATGTGGGATTCATCGCCGGCTCGCCCCGGCGTCCGCGCTTCTGGGCAGAGGGCGAGGCCGCGCGGTTCCTTGCGGCGCAGGCCGGAACCGAACGTGCGTAA
- a CDS encoding putative molybdenum carrier protein, with protein MLTLVSGGQTGVDRAALDVAMERGMAVGGWCPAGRWAEDGPIAPDYPLRETPSADPAQRTEWNVRDSHGTLLLVTDAASAGTELTREAAQRFGQPLHISRLDALPNVDHFRRWLRAHRITVLNVAGPRESESPGIYDAARDYLRAVLP; from the coding sequence ATGCTGACGCTGGTGAGCGGCGGGCAGACGGGGGTGGACCGGGCCGCGCTGGACGTGGCGATGGAGCGGGGGATGGCAGTCGGAGGATGGTGCCCGGCCGGCCGCTGGGCAGAGGACGGGCCGATCGCGCCGGACTATCCGCTCCGCGAAACCCCGTCCGCAGACCCGGCGCAGCGCACCGAGTGGAACGTGCGCGACTCGCACGGCACCCTGCTGCTGGTGACGGATGCCGCCAGCGCGGGGACGGAGCTGACGCGTGAGGCCGCCCAACGGTTCGGGCAGCCTCTCCACATTTCCCGTCTGGACGCCCTTCCCAACGTGGACCACTTTCGCCGCTGGCTCCGCGCCCACAGGATCACGGTCCTGAACGTCGCCGGCCCGCGCGAAAGCGAGTCGCCCGGCATCTACGACGCGGCCCGCGACTACCTGCGCGCGGTCCTTCCCTGA
- a CDS encoding MFS transporter, translating into MPSTVPAERRGMLTALGLHRPELRAWAMYDWANSGMITVITTAVFPIYYVQVAGAGVPAAEAGVRYSIATTIGLAIIAVLAPILGTLADYIAIKKRMLATFMGIGVTATALMFLIQRGDLMLASILFILANIGVNGSFVFYESLLPHVAREDEMDRVSTAAYAMGYIGGGLLLALNLAWILKPGLFGLPSGEGLSSAQATLPTRLAFLSVAVWWVLFSIPLFRRVPEPPVTRESDERPGQSPVGVAFQRLGETFRALRGYRQAFLMLVAFLIYNDGIGTIIRMATIFGTELGIGRGMLIGTIMIVQFVGIPFAFLFGTIAGRIGAKRSIFIGLAAYVGISIYGYFITTATQFLILALFVGMVQGGTQALSRSLFASMIPRHRSGEFFGFWGVFEKFAGIFGPLIFGLVLSLAGSSRTAILAIASFFLIGGYLLSRVDVEEGQRVARAEEAAVAGGVIVPG; encoded by the coding sequence ATGCCATCCACCGTACCCGCCGAGCGCCGCGGAATGCTGACCGCGCTGGGGCTTCACCGCCCGGAGCTGCGTGCCTGGGCCATGTACGACTGGGCCAACTCGGGGATGATCACCGTCATCACCACGGCCGTCTTTCCCATCTACTACGTGCAGGTGGCCGGCGCGGGGGTCCCGGCGGCGGAGGCCGGCGTGCGGTACAGCATCGCGACCACCATTGGGCTCGCCATCATTGCGGTCCTGGCTCCCATCCTGGGGACGCTGGCGGATTACATCGCCATCAAGAAGCGCATGCTGGCGACCTTCATGGGCATCGGCGTGACGGCGACGGCGCTGATGTTCCTGATCCAGCGCGGCGACCTGATGCTGGCTTCCATCCTGTTCATCCTGGCCAACATCGGGGTGAACGGCAGCTTCGTATTCTACGAGTCGCTGCTGCCGCACGTGGCGCGTGAAGACGAGATGGACCGCGTGTCTACCGCGGCGTACGCCATGGGCTATATCGGCGGGGGCCTGCTGCTGGCGCTGAACCTGGCGTGGATTCTCAAGCCCGGGCTGTTCGGCCTGCCCTCCGGCGAGGGGCTCAGCTCCGCGCAGGCCACGCTGCCCACGCGCCTCGCCTTCCTGTCGGTGGCCGTCTGGTGGGTGCTGTTCTCCATCCCGCTCTTCCGGCGCGTGCCCGAGCCGCCCGTGACGCGCGAGTCCGACGAGCGGCCGGGGCAGAGCCCCGTCGGCGTCGCCTTCCAGCGGCTGGGGGAGACGTTCCGGGCGCTGCGCGGCTACAGGCAGGCGTTCCTGATGCTGGTGGCCTTCCTGATCTACAACGACGGGATCGGTACGATCATCCGCATGGCCACCATCTTCGGGACGGAGCTGGGCATTGGTCGGGGGATGCTGATCGGCACCATCATGATCGTGCAGTTCGTGGGCATTCCCTTCGCCTTCCTGTTCGGCACGATCGCCGGGAGGATCGGGGCCAAGCGGTCGATCTTCATCGGACTCGCGGCGTACGTGGGAATCAGCATCTACGGATACTTCATCACGACCGCGACGCAGTTCCTGATCCTGGCCCTGTTCGTGGGGATGGTGCAGGGCGGGACTCAAGCGCTCAGCCGATCGCTGTTCGCCAGCATGATCCCGCGTCACCGGTCCGGCGAGTTCTTCGGGTTCTGGGGGGTGTTCGAGAAGTTCGCCGGCATCTTCGGGCCCCTGATCTTCGGTCTGGTGCTGAGCCTGGCCGGGTCCAGCCGCACGGCCATCCTGGCGATCGCGTCGTTCTTCCTGATCGGCGGGTACCTGCTTTCGCGCGTGGACGTGGAAGAGGGGCAGCGTGTGGCCCGCGCGGAGGAGGCGGCGGTCGCGGGTGGCGTGATCGTCCCGGGCTGA
- a CDS encoding SDR family oxidoreductase translates to MRVLITGGGGLLGGELIRQAPAEVEVHATRRSSPVHGAPSHEVDLSDAAAVRALFAAVRPDLVIHTAYSAREGERDIWRATESVVAACLETGAALVHMSTDALLDGESGPYGEDAEPDPVHEYGRWKARAEFHVRAARPTAAVVRTSLIVRADPPDGGSATVIDALRRGEPVRLFTDELRCPTAVEDLAAQVWEVAQLPVDRRAGVWHLVAPEAVSRYALGVLLATRHGLNPDGITPVPSASSPVPRPRDLRLLTPRADRELRTRARPISAALFPPR, encoded by the coding sequence GTGCGTGTCCTGATCACCGGCGGCGGCGGGCTGCTGGGCGGCGAGCTGATCCGCCAGGCGCCCGCGGAGGTGGAGGTGCACGCCACCCGCCGCTCGTCGCCTGTGCACGGCGCGCCCTCGCACGAAGTCGACCTGTCCGACGCGGCCGCCGTCCGGGCGCTCTTCGCGGCTGTGCGTCCGGATCTGGTGATCCATACGGCGTACTCGGCGCGGGAGGGGGAGCGCGACATTTGGCGGGCGACGGAGAGCGTGGTCGCGGCCTGTCTTGAGACGGGCGCGGCGCTCGTGCACATGAGCACCGACGCGCTGCTGGACGGAGAAAGCGGGCCGTACGGGGAGGATGCGGAGCCGGACCCGGTGCACGAGTACGGCCGATGGAAGGCGCGCGCGGAGTTTCACGTCCGCGCGGCGAGGCCCACCGCCGCCGTCGTCCGCACGTCACTGATCGTGCGCGCGGACCCGCCGGACGGGGGAAGCGCCACCGTGATCGACGCACTGCGCCGCGGCGAGCCCGTGCGCCTGTTCACGGACGAGCTGCGCTGCCCGACCGCCGTCGAAGATCTCGCCGCGCAGGTGTGGGAGGTGGCGCAGCTGCCGGTGGACCGGCGTGCGGGGGTGTGGCACCTGGTGGCGCCCGAGGCCGTCAGCCGGTACGCACTGGGCGTCCTGCTCGCCACCCGCCACGGGCTGAACCCGGACGGCATCACCCCCGTGCCCAGCGCCTCGTCGCCCGTGCCGCGCCCGCGCGACCTGCGCCTGCTTACGCCCCGCGCCGACCGCGAGCTGCGCACCCGCGCCCGGCCCATCAGCGCCGCGCTGTTCCCGCCGCGATGA
- a CDS encoding GAF domain-containing protein: MERREAVAHFRDVLGREGVRPALRYLNSLGPHRFTAVFRFEGGTLRNLHLIDRDDPTVERCPDQPVLDSYCIYVRETARTFLTADSTNDERVVGHPKQPVVQSYCGVPLMEDDGTLFGTICHFDYQPVPFDEDEVYMLETVGPILVQAVHRTEWRPAPVAA; the protein is encoded by the coding sequence ATGGAACGTCGTGAGGCCGTCGCCCACTTTCGGGACGTGCTGGGCCGCGAGGGCGTGCGGCCGGCGCTACGGTACCTGAACAGCCTGGGGCCGCACCGGTTCACCGCCGTTTTCCGCTTCGAGGGCGGCACCCTGCGCAACCTGCACCTGATCGACCGCGACGACCCCACGGTCGAGCGCTGCCCGGACCAGCCGGTGCTGGATTCGTACTGCATCTACGTGCGCGAGACCGCCCGCACCTTCCTGACGGCCGACTCCACCAACGACGAGCGCGTTGTCGGCCATCCCAAGCAGCCGGTGGTGCAGTCGTACTGCGGCGTGCCGCTGATGGAAGACGACGGCACACTCTTCGGGACCATCTGCCACTTCGATTACCAGCCGGTGCCCTTCGACGAGGACGAGGTGTACATGCTGGAGACGGTGGGTCCTATCCTGGTGCAGGCGGTGCACCGGACGGAGTGGCGCCCCGCCCCCGTCGCGGCCTGA
- a CDS encoding BrnT family toxin encodes MRFEWDPKKARTNAAKHGVRFADAVGALQDEDAITVEDPHPEEERYATIGTDSLGRIVVVVYTWRGIGTVRLISARRASRTERLVYDRGKQ; translated from the coding sequence ATGCGATTTGAATGGGATCCGAAGAAGGCACGCACCAACGCCGCGAAGCATGGAGTTCGGTTTGCTGACGCCGTAGGTGCGCTGCAGGACGAGGACGCGATCACGGTAGAGGACCCACACCCAGAGGAGGAGCGCTACGCCACGATCGGCACTGACAGCTTGGGCCGAATCGTCGTGGTGGTTTACACGTGGCGAGGAATAGGAACGGTGCGTTTGATTTCCGCGCGCCGGGCGTCGCGAACAGAGCGACTTGTCTATGATCGAGGTAAGCAATGA
- a CDS encoding HD domain-containing protein, producing MTDILEPTDPRATFGRTVEERFSHRLTLNVPSRGNPKVERLIERLNADDEMYALWLAANVNAVERLQMTDHGPVHVKIVMNLASKLLRVVMAAGVQPGVVVNYGMTPEDAEVVVVLASLLHDAGMSIHRKDHEEFSLFVAQMKLRELLPEIYPHAGTAAIVRSEVLHAIIGHRSGGNPLTLEAGVVRVADALDMAKGRSRISMGIEGTMSIHSISAAAIEAVHIEAGVEKPVRIRVEMSNSAGIFQLDQLFREKLKGSGLESYVEVEALIEGEEEKRLVQTAYRL from the coding sequence ATGACGGATATCCTGGAACCGACGGACCCGCGGGCCACCTTCGGCCGTACGGTCGAAGAGCGGTTCTCGCATCGCCTTACGCTGAACGTGCCCTCGCGCGGAAATCCCAAGGTCGAGCGGCTGATCGAGCGGCTGAACGCCGACGATGAGATGTACGCGCTGTGGCTGGCCGCGAACGTGAACGCCGTCGAGCGCCTGCAGATGACGGATCACGGGCCGGTGCACGTGAAGATCGTGATGAACCTCGCCAGCAAGCTGCTGCGCGTGGTGATGGCGGCCGGCGTTCAGCCCGGCGTGGTGGTGAACTACGGGATGACGCCCGAGGATGCCGAGGTGGTGGTGGTGCTGGCGTCGCTCCTTCACGACGCGGGAATGAGCATCCACCGCAAGGACCACGAGGAGTTCTCGCTCTTTGTTGCGCAGATGAAGCTTCGCGAACTGCTGCCGGAGATCTATCCCCATGCAGGAACGGCCGCCATCGTGCGCTCCGAGGTGCTGCACGCCATCATCGGCCACCGCTCGGGCGGCAACCCGTTGACGCTGGAGGCGGGCGTGGTGCGCGTGGCCGATGCGCTGGACATGGCCAAGGGCCGATCGCGCATCTCCATGGGCATCGAGGGGACGATGAGCATCCACTCCATCTCCGCCGCCGCGATCGAGGCCGTGCACATCGAGGCGGGAGTGGAAAAGCCCGTACGGATTCGGGTGGAGATGAGCAACTCGGCCGGCATCTTTCAGCTGGACCAGCTGTTCCGCGAAAAGCTGAAGGGAAGCGGGCTGGAGTCGTACGTGGAGGTGGAGGCGCTGATCGAGGGCGAGGAGGAAAAGCGCCTGGTGCAGACCGCCTACCGTTTGTAG